One window of Falsibacillus pallidus genomic DNA carries:
- a CDS encoding class I SAM-dependent methyltransferase, translated as MAYNWHEKAEKDWDDRADFWHANSKEMWETGSRKDIVPFFKEYVPLDGEIGDLGCGDGCGAFLLSKEGYRVTGMDISPRMVEMSNAYKSERLDFIVGDLNRIPFQENELSGVMAINSLEWTEDPFKVLKDILQSVKKGGYALFGILGPTAQPRINSFARLTGQQVICNTMMPWEFEKLAELAGWEKIAERHVLKRGVDKKMADQLSSELKQALSFMTLFMLKA; from the coding sequence GTGGCATATAATTGGCATGAAAAAGCAGAAAAGGATTGGGATGATAGAGCTGATTTCTGGCATGCAAACAGTAAAGAGATGTGGGAAACCGGGAGCAGGAAGGACATCGTCCCTTTCTTTAAAGAATATGTTCCATTAGATGGTGAAATTGGTGATCTCGGGTGTGGTGATGGCTGCGGTGCTTTCTTATTATCAAAAGAGGGCTATCGTGTAACAGGGATGGATATTTCGCCAAGGATGGTTGAAATGTCCAACGCTTACAAAAGTGAAAGACTCGATTTCATAGTGGGTGATTTAAATCGAATCCCGTTTCAGGAAAATGAACTTTCCGGTGTTATGGCAATCAACTCATTGGAATGGACAGAAGATCCTTTCAAGGTGTTGAAGGACATACTTCAAAGTGTTAAAAAAGGTGGATATGCATTATTTGGAATCCTTGGTCCGACAGCCCAGCCGAGAATCAACAGCTTTGCCAGATTGACCGGACAACAAGTTATCTGCAATACGATGATGCCATGGGAATTCGAAAAACTGGCGGAACTGGCAGGATGGGAAAAAATCGCTGAACGGCATGTCCTGAAAAGGGGAGTGGACAAAAAGATGGCAGATCAATTGTCCAGCGAATTAAAGCAAGCATTGAGTTTTATGACATTATTCATGCTAAAAGCGTAA
- the cspD gene encoding cold-shock protein CspD translates to MQNGKVKWFNNEKGFGFIEVEGGDDVFVHFTAIQGDGFKSLEEGQEVSFEIVEGNRGPQAANVVKL, encoded by the coding sequence ATGCAAAACGGTAAAGTAAAATGGTTTAACAACGAAAAAGGTTTTGGATTCATCGAAGTTGAAGGCGGAGACGATGTATTCGTACATTTCACAGCTATTCAAGGCGACGGCTTCAAATCATTAGAAGAAGGCCAAGAAGTTTCTTTTGAAATCGTTGAAGGAAACCGTGGACCACAAGCTGCTAACGTTGTAAAATTATAA
- a CDS encoding dynamin family protein, with product MENASKVQTETLLSEVYVLNKKFNQNGDIERAEKALLLSQKIFKGEFIAAFTGHFSAGKSTMINKLLGEQVLPSSPIPTSANLVKIRSGSEDYAMVHYRYRAPLLFPSPYDFKKIKEFCKNGEDVQSIEIEKNDSRIPKGVTVMDTPGVDSTDDAHRLSTESAIHLADIVFYVMDYNHVQSELNFVYTKELLKHGTELYLIVNQIDKHRDEELDFHDFKESVIRSFESWNVHPKGIFFTSTKDAQVLFNQFKEVQSLISEKMKEKDAFVHRSAVAAISRLKEEHEAWLKSEEESRLSPLKEILDSIPETDYLTMLEKEGRLEAELAQIKDNQENWKGSIGKEIDVLLKNAYLLPFETRSFAEAYLQSIQSDFKVGFLFGKKKTEDERKARLSAFYESLKVQVQSQLEWHLRQLFTDQYNELALDVPSILQQAQKIEVSFDEQLLKDMVKKGAGATGDYVLNYTNDIADALKKKAKEASVNLIEKYREAISDLGRAEEDRISLELEGIKEKADAVRKMMKVSEQTAEKTAFFNQSIEPNDSEIQMYISELENSHSNVEVYNPDNDLEEDTFDAGDGKAVQDDEGNAPAASSHNISVSEMADKLRRAAAAVKGKVGFDKTARLLMEKADRLGNRAFTISLFGAFSAGKSSFANALLGEKVLPVSPNPTTASINRICPPTEEYVHGTAVVHFKSKENMLADIQQSLKMFGSACSTLDEAVEKIPSILKGNNGEGKEKVHLSFLDAFQKGYGQYGGRLGEILSVDMDDFKGFVANERQSCFVESIDLHYDSPLTRMGITLVDTPGADSINARHTGVSFEYIKNSDAILFVTYYNHAFSKADREFLIQLGRVKDAFELDKMFFIVNAIDLAESEDEKEEVLNYVNDQLLTYGIRNPRLYGVSSLLALQESSIEQSKIQQFSRAFESFLEHDLTAMAIDSANRELEKVAERVNQIILSSEKSIEEKEMNKRALKESLAALMDVFSAADSNDILLRLEQEISELLHYVHQRVFFRFSDFFKESFNPALLQKNDRKLLETALNDLVSTLGFDFSQEMRATALRLENKAKKWLIGQFDDLQHKTKRINNELVFNQYQPADKASMTFEDAFKGDDLAYLEKSFKYFKNPKSFFEKNEKKAMQEELEGLLKPAAQNYLDEQKIKMEQSFGDYINQQFNILLDSVKEDCHDQYTAWEEVLSQDVDVSEWKEIRTALEKRI from the coding sequence ATGGAGAATGCATCGAAAGTCCAAACAGAGACGCTGCTGTCAGAAGTATATGTCTTAAATAAAAAATTCAATCAAAATGGGGATATTGAAAGAGCAGAAAAAGCCCTTTTATTGTCACAAAAGATATTCAAAGGTGAGTTCATTGCCGCTTTTACCGGCCATTTTTCTGCCGGTAAATCAACTATGATCAATAAGCTGCTTGGGGAACAGGTCCTTCCATCCAGTCCGATTCCTACAAGCGCTAATCTAGTGAAAATCAGAAGCGGTTCTGAAGATTATGCAATGGTGCATTATCGCTACAGGGCCCCACTTTTGTTTCCATCACCATATGATTTCAAAAAGATAAAGGAATTCTGTAAAAATGGAGAAGATGTTCAATCCATTGAAATTGAGAAGAACGATAGCAGGATACCTAAAGGTGTCACAGTCATGGATACACCAGGAGTCGATTCGACTGATGATGCCCATCGATTATCCACAGAATCTGCCATCCATTTAGCAGATATCGTTTTTTATGTAATGGATTATAACCATGTTCAGTCAGAACTGAACTTTGTTTATACAAAGGAATTATTGAAACACGGGACAGAGCTTTACCTGATTGTCAATCAAATCGATAAACATCGGGACGAAGAGCTAGATTTCCATGATTTCAAGGAATCTGTCATCCGCTCATTTGAATCTTGGAATGTACACCCTAAAGGAATCTTTTTTACTTCAACGAAAGATGCCCAGGTTCTATTTAATCAATTTAAAGAGGTTCAATCCCTAATTTCTGAGAAAATGAAGGAAAAAGATGCATTTGTGCACCGCTCAGCCGTAGCAGCTATAAGCCGTCTGAAAGAAGAACATGAAGCATGGCTGAAATCGGAGGAAGAATCAAGGTTGTCTCCTCTTAAGGAAATACTCGATTCCATTCCTGAAACAGATTACTTAACAATGCTTGAGAAAGAAGGGCGGTTAGAGGCTGAACTAGCTCAAATAAAAGACAATCAGGAAAACTGGAAAGGATCGATTGGGAAGGAGATCGATGTTCTTCTTAAAAATGCTTACTTGCTTCCATTTGAAACGCGGAGTTTTGCTGAAGCATACTTGCAATCTATCCAATCTGATTTTAAAGTAGGCTTCCTTTTTGGGAAGAAAAAGACAGAAGATGAAAGAAAAGCGAGGCTTTCTGCTTTCTATGAGAGCTTGAAAGTGCAGGTTCAATCACAGTTGGAATGGCATCTGAGACAATTGTTCACTGATCAATATAATGAACTGGCTTTGGATGTCCCAAGCATTTTGCAGCAGGCACAGAAAATTGAAGTCTCATTTGACGAACAACTGCTGAAGGATATGGTGAAAAAAGGGGCAGGAGCAACAGGGGATTATGTCCTGAACTATACGAACGATATTGCAGATGCACTGAAGAAGAAAGCAAAAGAGGCTTCGGTAAATCTGATTGAGAAGTATAGAGAAGCTATTTCAGATCTTGGCAGGGCTGAGGAAGACAGGATTTCTTTAGAGCTGGAAGGAATAAAGGAAAAGGCAGATGCGGTTAGGAAGATGATGAAAGTCAGTGAACAAACGGCTGAGAAAACCGCCTTTTTCAATCAAAGCATTGAACCCAATGACAGTGAAATTCAAATGTATATTTCGGAATTGGAAAATTCTCATTCTAATGTTGAGGTTTACAATCCTGACAATGATTTGGAAGAGGATACCTTTGACGCCGGAGACGGAAAAGCCGTTCAGGATGATGAAGGGAATGCACCTGCAGCATCATCTCATAACATTTCTGTTTCTGAAATGGCAGATAAATTAAGAAGGGCTGCAGCAGCGGTCAAAGGGAAGGTCGGCTTTGATAAGACCGCGCGATTATTGATGGAGAAAGCGGATAGGCTTGGCAATCGTGCCTTTACCATTTCATTATTCGGGGCATTCAGTGCAGGGAAATCTTCGTTTGCTAATGCGCTATTAGGTGAAAAAGTTCTTCCTGTCTCACCTAATCCGACTACCGCTTCTATTAACCGAATATGCCCGCCGACAGAAGAATATGTACACGGGACAGCTGTAGTCCATTTCAAATCGAAGGAGAATATGCTCGCAGATATTCAACAGTCACTGAAAATGTTTGGTTCGGCATGCTCCACATTGGATGAAGCGGTGGAAAAAATCCCATCCATTCTTAAAGGGAATAATGGGGAAGGGAAAGAAAAAGTACATCTTTCATTTTTAGATGCTTTCCAAAAAGGATATGGGCAGTATGGCGGCCGTCTTGGTGAAATATTATCAGTGGATATGGACGATTTTAAAGGGTTTGTAGCCAATGAACGCCAGTCATGTTTCGTCGAATCCATTGATTTGCACTATGATTCCCCATTAACCCGAATGGGGATCACTTTGGTGGATACACCAGGGGCAGATTCGATCAATGCACGCCATACCGGGGTTTCATTCGAATATATTAAAAACTCGGACGCAATCCTTTTTGTCACCTATTACAATCATGCATTTTCAAAAGCTGACAGGGAATTCTTGATTCAACTTGGTCGTGTTAAGGATGCTTTTGAACTTGATAAAATGTTCTTTATTGTGAATGCCATAGATCTGGCAGAGTCAGAAGATGAAAAAGAAGAAGTGTTAAACTATGTAAATGATCAACTTCTTACCTATGGAATAAGGAATCCAAGACTATATGGGGTCTCAAGCCTGCTTGCCTTGCAGGAAAGCAGCATTGAGCAATCAAAGATTCAACAATTCAGCAGGGCTTTTGAATCCTTCCTTGAACATGATTTAACAGCCATGGCCATTGATTCAGCCAATAGAGAATTAGAAAAGGTGGCAGAGAGAGTTAATCAGATCATCCTTAGCTCCGAAAAATCCATTGAAGAAAAAGAAATGAATAAGAGAGCGTTGAAGGAAAGTCTCGCTGCTTTAATGGATGTTTTTTCTGCGGCAGACAGCAATGATATCCTCCTAAGGCTTGAACAAGAGATATCCGAACTCTTGCATTATGTTCATCAAAGAGTATTTTTCAGATTTTCAGATTTCTTCAAGGAGTCATTTAATCCCGCACTCCTTCAAAAAAATGATAGAAAATTGCTTGAAACCGCTCTGAATGATTTAGTTTCCACATTAGGATTCGATTTTTCTCAGGAAATGAGGGCCACTGCTCTTAGACTTGAAAATAAAGCAAAAAAATGGCTGATCGGACAGTTTGATGATCTGCAGCATAAGACAAAAAGGATCAATAATGAATTGGTTTTCAATCAATATCAGCCAGCGGATAAGGCAAGCATGACGTTCGAAGATGCCTTCAAGGGCGACGATCTTGCCTACTTGGAAAAATCCTTTAAATATTTTAAAAACCCAAAATCATTCTTTGAGAAGAATGAGAAAAAAGCTATGCAGGAAGAATTGGAAGGTTTGTTAAAACCTGCTGCTCAAAACTACTTGGATGAACAAAAGATAAAAATGGAACAATCATTTGGCGACTATATTAATCAGCAATTCAACATTCTTTTGGATTCCGTAAAAGAGGACTGTCATGACCAATACACGGCATGGGAAGAAGTCTTGAGCCAGGATGTAGATGTAAGTGAGTGGAAAGAAATCAGGACGGCTCTAGAGAAAAGGATTTGA
- a CDS encoding DUF6123 family protein, whose amino-acid sequence MKKDLSLGEFLLDMKGRGFKFEQDAIGFIYFGQRSTDASDQLVKFAIEITLKTQKTFDGSFYISLLETLKENEINSRHKALQFVKDIGLLA is encoded by the coding sequence GTGAAAAAGGATCTTTCTTTAGGGGAATTTCTGCTTGATATGAAAGGTAGAGGCTTTAAATTTGAACAAGATGCAATCGGATTCATATATTTCGGCCAGCGCTCTACCGATGCATCCGATCAACTCGTAAAATTTGCCATTGAAATAACTTTAAAGACGCAGAAAACATTTGACGGGAGCTTTTACATTTCGCTCCTTGAAACATTGAAAGAAAATGAAATCAATTCCCGCCATAAAGCTTTACAATTTGTAAAGGATATTGGGCTGCTTGCTTAA
- a CDS encoding reverse transcriptase-like protein — MFVQPHPILFEGEMNMQAKINWKYKGVYPAEFQSDWIPFDKVEVIINDLIKTGRVAELSIEDEMGSKWNQKEFLKLQQKVEQEPHDVIVYFDGGFKKDDGISGVGVAVYYKKGKEQWRVRENERLLQLESNNEAEYAALYTSLNILEELGVSSIPCTFKGDSQVVLNQLTGEWPCFDEVFNKWLDKIEEKMKRLRIKANVEVISRNHNKEADKLAQQALDGIKVHSNGMINKSDED; from the coding sequence ATGTTTGTACAACCGCATCCCATCCTATTTGAAGGGGAGATGAATATGCAGGCAAAAATAAATTGGAAGTATAAAGGTGTCTATCCTGCTGAATTTCAGTCAGATTGGATTCCCTTCGATAAAGTAGAAGTGATCATTAATGATTTAATCAAAACAGGGCGTGTCGCAGAACTTTCCATCGAAGATGAAATGGGGAGCAAATGGAATCAAAAAGAATTTCTAAAACTTCAACAAAAAGTTGAGCAGGAACCCCATGATGTAATTGTCTATTTTGATGGTGGGTTTAAAAAAGACGATGGGATTTCAGGGGTTGGAGTGGCTGTTTATTATAAAAAAGGAAAAGAGCAATGGAGGGTACGGGAAAATGAAAGACTTCTCCAGCTTGAGTCCAACAATGAAGCTGAATATGCTGCTCTATATACCTCATTGAATATCCTTGAGGAACTTGGGGTTTCATCAATCCCTTGTACGTTTAAAGGGGATTCCCAAGTGGTATTGAATCAACTGACCGGAGAATGGCCTTGTTTTGATGAGGTGTTTAATAAATGGCTTGATAAAATCGAAGAAAAAATGAAGCGGCTCCGAATAAAAGCCAACGTGGAAGTCATTTCGAGGAATCATAATAAAGAGGCAGATAAGCTTGCACAGCAGGCATTGGATGGTATAAAAGTTCATAGTAATGGAATGATCAATAAAAGTGATGAGGATTGA
- a CDS encoding AIM24 family protein, whose amino-acid sequence MDQRYSIQEFIQATEQQDKGQGLFELETPRFLEVNLEGKVWAKTGSMISYRGQVKFTREGILEHGIGKMFKKALTGEGTTLMKASGSGKLYLADQGKKISILNLQGESLFVNGNDLLAFEETIDWDIKLMKRIAGIISGGLFNVKLKGIGMVAITSHYEPLTLLVEPGNPVYTDPNATVAWSGNLSPEFVTDISLKTFFGRGSGESIQMKFEGHGFVVVQPFEEVYYSQQS is encoded by the coding sequence ATGGATCAACGTTATTCGATTCAGGAATTCATACAGGCTACAGAACAGCAGGATAAAGGTCAGGGACTATTCGAATTGGAGACCCCCCGCTTTCTTGAAGTAAACCTTGAAGGGAAGGTTTGGGCTAAGACAGGTTCAATGATTTCATACAGGGGTCAAGTGAAATTTACGCGAGAAGGCATTTTGGAACATGGAATAGGAAAAATGTTTAAAAAAGCACTCACGGGTGAAGGGACGACCCTCATGAAAGCTTCCGGTAGCGGAAAACTTTATCTGGCTGACCAAGGAAAGAAAATATCCATTTTGAATCTTCAAGGGGAAAGCCTTTTTGTAAACGGCAATGACCTATTGGCATTTGAAGAAACGATTGATTGGGATATCAAGTTAATGAAAAGGATTGCCGGGATTATTTCCGGCGGGCTTTTTAATGTGAAGCTTAAGGGGATAGGCATGGTTGCCATCACCTCTCATTATGAACCTCTGACATTGCTGGTGGAACCCGGTAATCCGGTATATACCGACCCAAACGCTACAGTGGCATGGTCGGGTAATTTAAGCCCCGAGTTTGTGACAGATATTTCATTGAAAACATTTTTTGGAAGAGGCAGCGGAGAGTCCATCCAAATGAAATTCGAAGGACATGGATTTGTCGTTGTACAGCCATTTGAAGAAGTCTATTATTCTCAACAATCTTAA
- a CDS encoding reverse transcriptase-like protein has protein sequence MVEVYIDGASAGDPGPSGAGVFINNNGSVERYTFPLGKMNNHEAEFVSFLKAMEICVEKGYRIVSVRTDSKAVVGAVEKEFVKKEKYRVIFEKGLELSKQLDLFFIKWIPSKENRADELARRAIRENGEMNE, from the coding sequence ATGGTTGAAGTATATATAGATGGTGCAAGCGCAGGGGATCCCGGTCCTAGCGGGGCGGGAGTATTCATAAATAATAATGGATCCGTTGAAAGATATACGTTTCCTCTCGGGAAAATGAACAATCATGAAGCTGAATTTGTTTCCTTCTTAAAGGCAATGGAGATTTGCGTTGAGAAAGGTTATCGAATCGTTTCAGTCCGGACTGACTCAAAAGCAGTAGTGGGGGCGGTTGAGAAAGAATTCGTCAAAAAAGAAAAATACCGGGTCATCTTTGAAAAGGGATTGGAGCTTTCAAAGCAGCTGGACCTCTTTTTTATCAAATGGATTCCGAGCAAGGAGAATCGGGCAGATGAACTTGCAAGAAGAGCGATCCGCGAGAATGGAGAAATGAACGAATGA
- a CDS encoding DUF3892 domain-containing protein, translating to MESIVKVQRNHNGKIISFETNTGRIISYQKALAEAEDGIISNVEIQGDSDGFSFLSHTDSEDPGFNLFPPIY from the coding sequence ATGGAATCGATTGTAAAGGTGCAGCGTAATCACAATGGGAAGATCATAAGTTTTGAGACAAATACCGGAAGAATCATTTCCTACCAAAAGGCACTTGCTGAAGCTGAGGACGGAATCATTTCCAACGTTGAAATTCAAGGGGACTCTGATGGGTTTTCTTTTTTATCACACACGGATTCAGAAGATCCCGGCTTCAACCTATTTCCCCCGATTTATTGA
- a CDS encoding zinc-finger domain-containing protein — protein sequence MNRQELYAELEEILATYCEDCFLKAYHRKEFGKTNAHKFCIQKCTVGQKLKEYGKKLS from the coding sequence TTGAATAGACAAGAATTATACGCAGAATTGGAAGAGATCCTTGCAACTTATTGTGAAGATTGCTTTTTAAAAGCCTATCATCGCAAGGAGTTTGGTAAAACGAATGCACATAAATTTTGTATTCAAAAGTGTACAGTTGGCCAAAAATTAAAAGAATACGGCAAGAAGCTGTCTTGA
- a CDS encoding sulfurtransferase — MKYIIELEELQKMMQKGEEFRLIDCRFYLGSPEKGREEYQKGHIPGSIYLDLEKDLSSPVREHGGRHPLPHMEGFKSTLEKAGIDPDMKVVIYDGGDGAFAGRCWWLLKYAGHKEAFILNGGYQLWLDEDLPIDKEIPSYEPRNYELHIKNDMLAGCEEVKEVSEGKKNAILIDSRSYSRYIGKEEPIDKIAGHIPGAVNKDWSEGFEDGKWKTIEDQIERFSEFQKEDPLIVYCGSGVTATPNVLSLLEAGYKNVKLYAGSYSDWVSYPENPVENISKK, encoded by the coding sequence TTGAAATACATCATTGAGTTAGAAGAATTGCAGAAGATGATGCAAAAAGGGGAAGAATTCAGACTGATCGACTGTCGCTTTTATCTAGGGAGTCCAGAAAAGGGCAGGGAGGAATATCAAAAAGGCCATATTCCAGGTTCAATCTATTTGGATTTGGAAAAGGATTTGTCTTCTCCGGTAAGGGAACATGGAGGGAGACATCCACTGCCCCACATGGAGGGATTTAAATCAACGCTTGAGAAGGCGGGGATTGATCCTGATATGAAAGTAGTCATTTATGACGGAGGAGATGGCGCTTTTGCTGGACGGTGCTGGTGGCTTTTGAAGTACGCAGGCCATAAAGAAGCCTTCATTCTAAATGGAGGATATCAATTGTGGCTTGATGAGGACCTTCCGATAGACAAAGAAATTCCCTCCTATGAGCCCAGAAATTATGAACTTCACATCAAAAATGATATGCTCGCAGGCTGCGAGGAAGTCAAAGAAGTATCTGAAGGCAAAAAGAACGCGATATTGATTGATTCGAGGTCCTATTCTCGATACATAGGGAAAGAGGAGCCAATCGATAAAATTGCAGGGCATATACCTGGTGCTGTGAATAAAGACTGGTCAGAAGGATTCGAGGATGGGAAATGGAAGACGATTGAAGATCAGATAGAAAGATTTTCAGAGTTCCAAAAAGAAGATCCCCTTATTGTTTATTGCGGATCCGGTGTCACTGCAACTCCGAATGTGCTTTCCCTTTTGGAGGCGGGTTACAAAAATGTGAAGCTATATGCCGGAAGCTACAGTGACTGGGTATCTTATCCTGAAAATCCTGTAGAAAATATAAGCAAGAAATGA
- a CDS encoding 5'-3' exonuclease, whose protein sequence is MDRQQNLLLIDGMALLFRSFYATAVTGQYMINSNGTPTNAVQGLMKHLLTAVNAVKPTHAAVCWDMGSKTFRNELFVDYKSNREAPPVEMLPQFDLAKEVVSGFQLPNIGLAGYEADDCIGTIAKSVDPSTKVTILTGDKDLLQLLDDHIEVLILQKGFGNYQWYTKNGFFEEKGITPRQFIDVKALMGDSSDGYPGVKGIGEKTALKLIQEHSSIEGVLENLDKLTPGQRKKIEGDLEMLHLSRRLAEIHCEVPIDFEHGLAEWSKVPQSCVEIVNSLELRSLGRYLVQNHGLEEYIG, encoded by the coding sequence TTGGATCGTCAGCAAAATCTGCTATTAATTGATGGAATGGCTTTATTATTCCGTTCCTTTTACGCAACAGCGGTGACTGGACAATATATGATTAATTCGAACGGAACTCCTACTAATGCTGTCCAAGGCCTAATGAAGCATCTGTTGACTGCAGTGAATGCAGTAAAGCCCACTCACGCAGCTGTCTGCTGGGATATGGGAAGCAAAACCTTCCGCAACGAATTATTTGTGGATTACAAATCTAATCGCGAAGCTCCCCCAGTTGAGATGCTGCCGCAATTTGATTTGGCAAAAGAAGTCGTCTCCGGATTCCAGCTGCCCAATATCGGACTGGCCGGGTATGAAGCGGACGATTGCATCGGAACCATTGCAAAGTCTGTAGACCCTTCCACAAAAGTCACTATCTTGACAGGTGATAAAGATTTGCTTCAATTATTGGATGATCACATTGAAGTCCTTATCCTGCAAAAAGGATTCGGGAATTATCAATGGTACACAAAAAATGGTTTCTTCGAAGAGAAGGGCATCACACCGAGGCAGTTTATCGATGTAAAAGCTTTGATGGGAGATTCCAGTGATGGTTATCCCGGGGTCAAAGGAATCGGAGAGAAGACTGCATTGAAGCTGATACAGGAACATTCCTCTATTGAAGGAGTATTAGAGAATCTTGATAAATTAACTCCAGGACAGCGCAAAAAAATTGAAGGTGATCTGGAAATGCTTCATCTTTCAAGGAGACTGGCTGAAATCCACTGCGAAGTGCCGATTGATTTTGAACATGGGCTGGCTGAATGGAGCAAAGTGCCTCAAAGCTGTGTTGAAATAGTCAACTCTCTAGAATTAAGATCATTGGGAAGATATTTAGTGCAAAATCATGGCTTAGAGGAATATATTGGATAG
- the mntR gene encoding transcriptional regulator MntR: MPTPSMEDYIEQIYLLIENKGYARVSDIADALSVHPSSVTKMVQKLDKDDYLIYEKYRGLILTPKGKKIGKRLVYRHELLEQFLKMIGVKEEHIYEDVEGIEHHLSWDSIDRIGDLVQYFEEEPVRIENLKSLQDKSDE, from the coding sequence ATGCCGACACCCAGTATGGAAGATTACATAGAACAAATATATTTGTTGATTGAAAATAAAGGCTATGCCCGTGTTTCGGATATAGCAGATGCCCTTTCCGTCCATCCCTCCTCAGTTACTAAAATGGTTCAAAAGCTAGATAAGGACGATTATTTAATTTATGAAAAGTATAGAGGGTTGATTTTGACCCCTAAAGGGAAGAAAATCGGGAAACGATTGGTTTACCGCCACGAACTTCTTGAACAGTTTTTGAAGATGATTGGCGTAAAAGAAGAGCATATTTATGAAGATGTTGAAGGGATTGAGCATCATTTAAGCTGGGATTCAATTGACCGCATTGGTGACCTTGTTCAGTATTTTGAAGAAGAACCAGTGAGGATTGAAAATCTTAAATCTCTACAAGACAAAAGCGACGAATAA